The Candidatus Krumholzibacteriia bacterium genome contains the following window.
TCAACCAACTGCTAGCATCCTGGACTCGTTGGCTGACATCCATGAGTCAACGCGTCCCGTTCTCAGAGCGAGCCCCGACCGTGCTTCTCCAGCAACTCCTGGAACCGTGGCGAAGCCCGCAATGGGTCCCAGCGCGGATCGATGCGCAGCTCGTTCACGGTCAACGGCTTCGAGTAGGCCTTGTCCAGGAGACGATCGATGAGCTCGAGAGCCTCGTCATGGCGCTCGGTCCGTGCGTAGATGCTGGCCAGGTTCTCCAGCTGCTCCGGACCTTCGAACAGGTCCTTCGCCGTCAGATCGACGGCCAGTTTGGCCTCCTGGATCGCCTCGTCGCTCCGGCCGAGGTAGGCGTACAGGTTGCTGAGAAGCTGTCGGAGCATGGGATTTCCGGGCGACCGTTCGAGGGCATCCCGGATAAGGCGAATCGCCTTTTCCATCGTCACGCGTTTCCCCGCCGCGTCGCCGAGGCCGTTCTGGGCGATGCCGCGGAAGAAGCTCTTCGCCAGACCGGTGAGGGGGCCGGTCTCGTCCATGGTTTCCGTGACCTCGAGCACCTGCTCCCAATGGCGTTCCAGCATGTGGGCGTTGCACCAGGCCACGGCGTGGAAGAGAGGGTCCTTCCCGGGCTCTGCCGTCAGGTACCGGCGGGCCGCGGCGAGATCCCCGGTGAGCGCCACGCAGTTCTCGAAGGTGGACATGCGGAGCTCGTCGTCCTTTGGATCCAGAGCGATCGCCCGCTCGAAGAGCACAGCCGCGCGTTCGAAACGCCGCAGGGCACAGTAGGTGCCGGCGGTGTTGCGCACGATGGTGAGATTCCGGGGGTCGAGGGCCATGGCTTTCTCGAGGATCGCGACACACTCCTCCAACTTCCCTTGCCGGCGGACGATCCAGGCGATGGAGCTCTGCGCCTCGGCGTCGTTCGGGATGCCCCGTGCCGCGGCGGTGAACTCCACCAGGGCCCGGTCGTAGTCGTTGAAGCCGTAATAGTAGTAGTAACCGCGTGCCAGGCGCGTGAGCGGATGATCCGGATCGACGGCCTCGGCTCCCCGCAGAGCCTCCCGGGCCCGCGCCAATCGCTCCTCCGTCCGATCGACGAAGCGGTAAGAGTCGGCGTGGTGCTTCGTCAGCTCGAGCCAAGCCGCCGTGAATCCCGGATCCAACGCGACGGCACGTTCCAAGAGCGCCACCTTCCGTGCATCGTTCTCTTGCAGAGCCGGGGTGGGAAGCTCCTTGGCCTGCAGATAGGCCTGGTAGGCAGCGAGATTCTCCGTGGGCGGCTCCGTCAGGCGCGCCTGCTCCTCGCCCAGGAGCGAAACGCCGAGCTCCTGCACGACGCTGCCAGCGATGTCGGACTGCACCTGGAAGATGTCGTCGATGTCGCGATCGTACGTCGTCGACCAGATGTGCATGTCGTCGGCGGCGCGGACGAGCTGGGGAGTGATCCGTACCCGGCCCTTGCCGTCGGGCGACCGCGCCCAGCGCACCGTGCCCTCCAGCACGTAGTCCACCCCGAGCTCCTCCCGGATCTGCTTCATCGTCTTGCCCGAGCGGTCGTACTGCGTGGCGCTGGAGCGCGAGATGACTCCCATCGCACTGACGCCGGCCAGGCGGGCCGTGATCTCGTCGGTGATCCCCGCCGCGAAGTAGGCGTCATCCGGGGCGCCGAGGTTCTCGAAGGGAAAGACGACCGCCATCGGCCGATGCGGCGGGGCGCCTTCCGTCGCGACGCCCGCGCCGGGCGAGGCGGGTCGGGTCCTCCACGGCTGCCAGAACCCGAGCGCGAGCGCCAGCACGCCGACGATCGCCCCGGCGGCGTAGAGCCGCTTCCGCCGGCCTGCCGGCGCGCCACCGGGAGGGGCGACGGCGGGCGCAGCGGACCCAGCAGCGGTATCGGGCTGCTGCAGGACGAAACCGCGCCCGCCCGGCAGCGACGCCGAGGGCGGCGCCGCTGCGGCTGGCCGCGACACGGAGGAGACCCGCGCGCTCGTGACGCCGCTACTTTCCTCGCGCAGCCCCTCCAGCTCGTTCTTGAGGTCGAGCCCGACTTGGTACCGCCGCGCCGGATCTTTGGCGAGGCAGCGATTCACCACCCGGCCCATGTGATTCGGCAGCGACCGGTTCAGCTCGGTCACGAGGGGAGGGGTGTCCTTCAGAATCGAGGAGATGGTCGAGATCGTCGTGTCTCCCTGGAACGGTCTCTGCCCCGTGGCCATCTCGTAGAGGATGATGCCCAGCGAGAAGATGTCGCTGCGCGAGTCCGTCGGCTTCCCTTCCGCCTGCTCCGGACTCATGTAGGACGCGGTGCCGAGCACCACGCCCTCGCGGGTCACGCTCTGGTCCGTGATCACGGTGGAGCCCTCGAGGTTGGCGGGGCCGCGGATCAGCTTCGCCAGGCCGAAGTCCAGGATCTTCGGGCGTCCCGCTGCGTCGAGCATGATGTTGGCCGGCTTCAAGTCGCGGTGGGCGATCCCCTTCTCGTGGGCATGGCTGATGGCATCCGTCACCGGGATCGCGATGTCGAGAAGCTGCATGAAGTTCATTCCCGCTGGCGTGATCAGGTGGCTCAGGGGCTTGCCCTCCACCAGCTCCATGGTGATGAAGAGCGTGCCTCGATCCTCCTCGACGGAATAGATCGTGACGATGTTGGGGTGCTTGAGCGCGGCCACCGCAGTCGCTTCGCGCCGAAAGCGCGCCCGGCGTTCCGGATCGTGGTCCGTGTCCGTGGAGAAAACCTTGAGGGCGATGTCGCGTACTAGGTGGGTGTCCCGGGCCCGGTACACCTCGCCCATGCCGCCGGAGCCGAGCTTGGCCGTGATCTCGTAGTGGGCGAGCTTGCTGCCGATCAAAGTTTCACCGGTCGCGAGAGGACGTGTGCTGCGAGGACGCCGATGGCACCGCGCAATTCTCGCGCCGTCTTGCCGCGCCGTCAATGCCTCGCAAACCGGGCCGACGACCCTCGTCACATGTGGGGCGCATCAGGCCCTTCAAACAACGCCTGCCAGGCCCTATGATGCGCCGGCATGCATCTCGTCGGCCTGTTCGCGGACAACTTGCTGCCGGTGTTCCTCGCCGCCGGCGCGGGATACGCGCTGGCGGCGACGTTGCGCCCCGACCCGCGGGCGCTCTCCCACGCAGCGTTCTACGTCTTCGCCCCGTGTCTCATGTTCCAGATCATCGTGGACAACCCGATGTCCCCGGCGGTCGTGCTCCGCATGGTGGGTTTCGCCTCCACCGTGCTTCTCGGGGGCGCCGCGCTCGCTGGCTTGCTGGCGCGCTGGATCGGCTGGCCGCGCCCTCTCGCCAGCGCCATCGTCCTCGTGGTGCTGCTGCCCAACGCCGGCAACTTCGGGCTCTCGGCGAACGCCCTCGCCTTCGGGCAAGAAGGCCTGGTGCAGGCGAGCCTCTTCTTCGTCACCGCCGCCGTGCTCACCTTCAGCGTCGGCGTCTTCGTCGCCTCCGTGGGTCGCACCAACCTGCGTGGCGCCCTCGCCGGTCTGTGGCGCGTGCCGGCGATCTGGGCCGTGGCGGTGGCGCTGTTGATGACGCGGCTGGGCTGGAAGCTACCCGGACCGGCGGCGAGCACGGTGCACACTCTGTCGCAGGCTTGCGTCCCGGTGTTCCTGGTGATCCTGGGTTTGCAGCTGCACGCCACCCGCTCCCGGGCGCCGGTGCGGCCCTTGATCTTCGCCGTGTGCTTGCGACTCCTGGGGGGCCCGTTGCTGGCGCTCGGTTTGGCGCCGCTCTTCGCTCTCGACGGACCGGGACGTCAAGCAGCGATCTTGCAAGCCTCCATGCCCTCCGCAGTGATCTGCACCGTTCTCGCCGCGGAGTACGACGTCGAGCCCGGCTTCGTCACCTCGGTCGTCTTCTTCTCGACTCTCCTCTGCCCCTTGACCATGACGCCGCTGCTCGCCTATCTGGGGGCTTGAGGCACGGGTCGACGAGCCCGCGCCTTCGTCGCCGCGTCTAGTCTTTGAAGCTGCTCTTCACCTGGCCCCAGGTCACCGGTGCGACGGCCAAGGGAGTGAAGTCGACGACGAGCATCGGGCGACGGCTGGGATCGGGATGTTCCCTCGAATCGAAGCGACGCGCCGAGCCTGCCACGGCCTCCTCCCCCTGCAGCAACCAGCCGTGATCGCGGGCGGGCAGTTCCAGCCACGTCTGCACGTCGTCGACCAGGCGCGAGTTCGAGAGCGCGTAGGAGCCGGGAAGCCGGACGCCG
Protein-coding sequences here:
- a CDS encoding AEC family transporter is translated as MHLVGLFADNLLPVFLAAGAGYALAATLRPDPRALSHAAFYVFAPCLMFQIIVDNPMSPAVVLRMVGFASTVLLGGAALAGLLARWIGWPRPLASAIVLVVLLPNAGNFGLSANALAFGQEGLVQASLFFVTAAVLTFSVGVFVASVGRTNLRGALAGLWRVPAIWAVAVALLMTRLGWKLPGPAASTVHTLSQACVPVFLVILGLQLHATRSRAPVRPLIFAVCLRLLGGPLLALGLAPLFALDGPGRQAAILQASMPSAVICTVLAAEYDVEPGFVTSVVFFSTLLCPLTMTPLLAYLGA
- a CDS encoding protein kinase — translated: MIGSKLAHYEITAKLGSGGMGEVYRARDTHLVRDIALKVFSTDTDHDPERRARFRREATAVAALKHPNIVTIYSVEEDRGTLFITMELVEGKPLSHLITPAGMNFMQLLDIAIPVTDAISHAHEKGIAHRDLKPANIMLDAAGRPKILDFGLAKLIRGPANLEGSTVITDQSVTREGVVLGTASYMSPEQAEGKPTDSRSDIFSLGIILYEMATGQRPFQGDTTISTISSILKDTPPLVTELNRSLPNHMGRVVNRCLAKDPARRYQVGLDLKNELEGLREESSGVTSARVSSVSRPAAAAPPSASLPGGRGFVLQQPDTAAGSAAPAVAPPGGAPAGRRKRLYAAGAIVGVLALALGFWQPWRTRPASPGAGVATEGAPPHRPMAVVFPFENLGAPDDAYFAAGITDEITARLAGVSAMGVISRSSATQYDRSGKTMKQIREELGVDYVLEGTVRWARSPDGKGRVRITPQLVRAADDMHIWSTTYDRDIDDIFQVQSDIAGSVVQELGVSLLGEEQARLTEPPTENLAAYQAYLQAKELPTPALQENDARKVALLERAVALDPGFTAAWLELTKHHADSYRFVDRTEERLARAREALRGAEAVDPDHPLTRLARGYYYYYGFNDYDRALVEFTAAARGIPNDAEAQSSIAWIVRRQGKLEECVAILEKAMALDPRNLTIVRNTAGTYCALRRFERAAVLFERAIALDPKDDELRMSTFENCVALTGDLAAARRYLTAEPGKDPLFHAVAWCNAHMLERHWEQVLEVTETMDETGPLTGLAKSFFRGIAQNGLGDAAGKRVTMEKAIRLIRDALERSPGNPMLRQLLSNLYAYLGRSDEAIQEAKLAVDLTAKDLFEGPEQLENLASIYARTERHDEALELIDRLLDKAYSKPLTVNELRIDPRWDPLRASPRFQELLEKHGRGSL